The proteins below come from a single Roseiflexus sp. RS-1 genomic window:
- a CDS encoding O-antigen ligase family protein gives MKQLNAVPFLMPLILFVTGGLLGTLVACDPEQSLPWMLTLTLGIILYLGIVTFLRNRLMSVAAGIGAWSISYGVLLAVQYRHLGFHEKLGLSAWLGRLTSAPFPDVTPVFIDANAAASFLAPALPLIVGIALSVHGAQRKAWSVGAALVAFGVLLTSSRGAFVALIAAGLLWGLVRLQRYAQDSDARIPRSIWRSLVVAGAAGIGLIALLVNLPATQDALASAALRAADRLAVYRNSFFLALDFPFSGIGPGAFGPMYSRFQLLILPTFISYAHNLFLGVWLAQGIVGLIGFAWLLIASFRRTAPILHAQTPLVQGAAIGCVVLLIHGLSDAPQYDTSWTTMLLAFGLFSIVAAAPHQPVDIPARAARRPNPHRRRQVGITIAAVALVLIVSGPHLAAAGAVNYAAWLQSRAMLADELTQKERTTLMHDAVTWINYGLQIAPASPLVQKRLGMLALDLGDYPRAINALEQAQTWFAADQATHKALGMAYVWHGEPDRGARMLAHLDQASEVREELAIWVYAWRERGRDDLAAYAKRAAEVMTEAPR, from the coding sequence CTGATACTGTTTGTCACCGGCGGTCTCCTGGGAACCCTCGTCGCCTGCGATCCGGAGCAGAGCCTGCCGTGGATGCTGACGCTGACACTGGGAATAATACTCTATCTGGGGATTGTGACGTTCCTGCGCAACCGATTGATGAGCGTCGCTGCGGGAATCGGCGCCTGGAGCATCAGTTACGGTGTGCTGCTGGCGGTGCAGTATCGCCATCTTGGTTTTCACGAAAAGTTGGGGCTGTCCGCCTGGCTGGGGCGACTGACCAGTGCACCTTTCCCAGATGTGACGCCGGTGTTCATCGATGCAAATGCAGCGGCATCGTTTCTTGCACCAGCGCTCCCGCTGATCGTCGGCATAGCGCTGAGCGTCCATGGCGCACAACGCAAAGCCTGGAGCGTCGGTGCCGCTCTGGTGGCGTTCGGCGTGCTGCTGACGTCTTCGCGTGGTGCGTTTGTTGCGCTGATCGCCGCTGGCTTGCTCTGGGGGTTGGTGCGCCTCCAGAGATATGCGCAGGATTCCGACGCACGCATCCCACGCTCTATCTGGCGCAGCCTGGTTGTTGCCGGCGCGGCTGGCATCGGTCTCATCGCGCTGCTGGTCAACCTCCCCGCGACGCAGGATGCACTTGCGTCCGCTGCGCTGCGTGCCGCAGACCGCCTGGCAGTCTACCGCAACAGTTTCTTTCTGGCGCTCGACTTTCCGTTCAGCGGCATCGGACCGGGCGCCTTCGGTCCGATGTATTCGCGCTTTCAGTTGCTCATTCTTCCCACGTTCATCAGTTATGCGCACAACCTGTTTCTCGGCGTCTGGCTGGCGCAAGGCATTGTCGGGCTGATCGGCTTCGCCTGGCTGCTCATCGCTTCGTTCCGGCGAACTGCACCCATACTGCACGCACAAACGCCGCTGGTTCAGGGCGCAGCAATCGGGTGCGTGGTTCTACTGATCCACGGGCTTTCCGATGCGCCACAGTACGACACGTCCTGGACCACGATGCTGCTGGCGTTCGGTCTCTTCAGCATCGTGGCTGCGGCACCGCACCAACCGGTTGACATCCCCGCGCGCGCCGCCCGGCGACCCAATCCACACCGTCGGAGGCAGGTCGGGATCACGATTGCTGCGGTCGCGCTGGTTCTGATCGTGAGTGGACCGCATCTCGCGGCTGCTGGCGCCGTGAACTATGCCGCCTGGCTCCAATCGCGCGCGATGCTTGCCGACGAGTTGACGCAGAAGGAACGCACCACGCTGATGCACGACGCTGTGACGTGGATCAACTACGGTTTGCAGATCGCCCCCGCTTCGCCGCTGGTTCAGAAACGGCTGGGCATGCTGGCGCTCGATCTGGGGGATTATCCACGGGCGATCAATGCGCTCGAACAGGCGCAGACATGGTTCGCCGCCGATCAGGCGACCCACAAGGCGCTCGGCATGGCGTATGTGTGGCATGGCGAACCGGATCGGGGCGCCAGGATGCTGGCGCACCTCGATCAGGCGTCCGAAGTGCGCGAAGAACTCGCTATCTGGGTCTATGCCTGGCGCGAGCGGGGACGGGACGACCTTGCCGCGTATGCGAAACGCGCAGCCGAAGTAATGACGGAAGCGCCGCGTTGA